Within Oncorhynchus keta strain PuntledgeMale-10-30-2019 chromosome 30, Oket_V2, whole genome shotgun sequence, the genomic segment TGGTGTGATTGCCTCATGCTTATGACATTGTTTACTTGTTGGTCCTCAGAAGTGTGTAGCGTACACTGGTAACAACATGAGAAAACAGACCCCCGTGCCGGACAAGAAAGAAAAAGATGTGAGTTCTTCGTTCCCACCGACATAAGAAGACAGGCAAGCATAGTGCATCTGGATAATATTATTTGACCCTCTCTTTAtgttcctcctccaccctctctctatccccctttccttcctctctccctctccccaccagccgTTTGAGGTGGACCTGTCTCATGTGTACTTGGCCTACACAGAGGAGAGTATGAGACAGTCACTGATGAAGCTGGAGAGGCCCAGGACCTCCAAGAGTAGTAGGCCCAAGACTGGACGAAGGTAAACCACCACCAGCGCCTGTCTCCCAGCTGCTGCCGGTACATCGTTATCCACCATGAACAATAGTGGTAGTACCAACCAGGACAACAGTACTAATATACCAACCAGGACAACAGTACTAATATACCAACCAGgataacagtactaatatacCAACCAGgataacagtactaatatacCAACCAGGACAACAGTACTAATATACCAACCAGgataacagtactaatatacCAACCAGgataacagtactaatatacCACCGAGgataacagtactaatatacCAACCAGgataacagtactaatatacCAACCAGgataacagtactaatatacCAACCAGgataacagtactaatatacCACTGAGGATAACAGAACTAATATACCAACCAGgataacagtactaatatacCAACCAGgataacagtactaatatacCAACCAGgataacagtactaatatacCACCGAGgataacagtactaatatacCACCGAGgataacagtactaatatacCAACCAGgataacagtactaatatacCAACCAGgataacagtactaatatacCAACCAGgataacagtactaatatacCACCGAGGATAACATTACTAATATAGCAACCAGaataacagtactaatatacCAACCAGAATTATAGTACTAATATACCAACCAGgataacagtactaatatacCACCGAGGATAACAGTACTAATATATCAACCAGGATAACAGTACTAATATATCAACCAGgataacagtactaatatacCAACCAGgataacagtactaatatacCAACCATgataacagtactaatatacCAACCAGGATAATATTACAAATATACCAACCAGAATAATATACCAACCAGgataacagtactaatatacCAACTAGgataacagtactaatatacCAACCAGGATAACACTACTAATATACCAACCAGAATAATATACCAACCAGgataacagtactaatatacCAACCAGgataacagtactaatatacCAACCAGAATTATAGTACTAATATACCAACCAGgataacagtactaatatacCAACCAGgataacagtactaatatacCAACCAGgataacagtactaatatacCAACCAGAAATATAGTACTAATAAACCAACCAGgataacagtactaatatacCAACCAGgataacagtactaatatacCAACCAGAATTATAGTACTAATATATCAACCAGGATAACAGTACTAATATATCAACCAGgataacagtactaatatacCAACCAGgataacagtactaatatacCAACCAGGATAACAGTACGAATATATCAACCAGgataacagtactaatatacCACCGAGgataacagtactaatatacCAACCAGgataacagtactaatatacCAACCAGgataacagtactaatatacCAACCAGGATAATATTACAAATATACCAACCAGAATAATATACCAACCAGgataacagtactaatatacCAACCAGGATAATAGCACTAATATACCAACCAGGATAATATTACAAATATACCAACCAGAATAATATACCAACCAGgataacagtactaatatacCAACTACgataacagtactaatatacCAACCAGGATAATAGCACTAATATACCAACCAGAATAATATACCAACCAGgataacagtactaatatacCAACCAGgataacagtactaatatacCAACCAGAATTATAGTACTAATATACCAACCAGAATAATATACCAACCAGGATAACAGTACTAATATGCCAACCAGAATTATAGTATTAATATACCAACCAGgataacagtactaatatacCAACCAGGATAACAGTACAAATATACCAACCAGAATTATAGTACTAATATACCAACCAGAATAATATACCAACCAGgataacagtactaatatacCAACCAGgataacagtactaatatacCAATCAGgataacagtactaatatacCAACCAGAATTATAGTACTAATATACCAACCAGAATTATAGTACTAATATACCAACCAGgataacagtactaatatacCAACCAGGATAAGAGTACTAATATACCAACCAGGATAACAGTAATAAGGGagtaaaactccctagaaaggccaaaacctaggaagaaacctagagaggaaccagcctatgtggggtggccagtcctcttctggctgtgccgggtggagattataacagaacatggccaagatgttcaaatgttcataaatgaccagcatggtcgaataataataaggcagaacagttgaaactggagcagcagcacggccaggtggactggggacagcaaggagtcatcatgtcaaatagtcctgaggcatggtcctagggctcaggtcctccgagagagagagaattagagagagcatacttaaattcacacaggacaccagataggacaggagaagtactccagatataacaaactgaccatcGGCCCCCAACACattaactactgcagcataaatactggaggctgagacaggaggggtcaggagacactgtggctccatccgaggacacccccggacagggccaaacaggaaggatataaccccacccacttggcCAAATCacaacccccacaccactagagggatatcttcaaccaccaacttaccatcctgagacaaggttgagtatagcccacaaagttcTCCGcaacggcacaacccaagggggggcgccaacccagacaggaagatcacatcagtgactcaacccactcaagtgacactcAAGTGACGAAATCATCTCATttacgtctcaaatggcaccctattccctatgggcctaggtcaaaagtagtgcactatatagggaaagggtgccatttgtgatgcaccCCTCCTCTTATCTCCTAACAGGAAAAGATCAGCGAAGCCCGAGGCTGTGATggaatccctgctgcagtgagaGAGCCAATCAGGGCTGGAGCCCCATGTACTGCAATGAATCTACACTACTTTACCTTAGAATGAACAACAGTCAGTCAATGAATCTACACTACTTTACCTTAGAATGAACAACAGCAGTCAGTCAATGAATCTACACTACTTTACCTTAGAATGAACAACAGCAGTCAGTCAATGAATCTACACTACTTTACCTTAGGATGAACAACAGTCAGTCAATGAATCTACACTACTTTACCTTAGAATGAACAACAGCAGTCAGTCAATAATCGAACATGAAGATCTTTATTGTCGTTATTTAAACAGATTTTCTTAATACACTGTTTAGCCAAGTAAGGTTTTAAATGTGAAGGGAGAAGAGGAAACGGTTGGTCGGtcggtcagggagggagggaggtaggagaggaAACGGTTGGTCGGtcggtcagggagggagggagcaggcagCAGAAACTACTTTAGGATTTAGCAGCGTCCCAAATggtgcaccctattccatatttagtgcactacttttgaccagagccctatgggataccctatgagccctggtcaaaagtagtgcactaaatagggaatagggtgtcatttggaccTGCCCCTTAGACTGCTCAAGTCAAGGGGACCTTGTATTATAATAAGGGGAGGCTTGTTGAGGATAGTCAGCTTAATGTTGAGTCTTAATGTAGTCATCAGCACAGTTCAGTGGGCAACACCCAACTgcgtcccaaatgaaaccctattcccattatagtgcactacttttgaccagggctcatagggtgtCCTGtaatgctctggtcaaaagtagtgcactaaatagggaatagggtcccatttgggacgtGGGAGATTCGTCTATGATGAGCACAAGCCATGGTTTTTGAACAGGTCTTCAAAGACGAAAGTGacgacgacaacaacaaacactgtTTTGAGATGACGATGTCATCACTCCTACTGGCAGGATGTAATGGATACATCTGATGGCCTTTAACAAAAAAACGATTCCAGAAATGATTCACATGTGCACCACAGGTTATAATGCCCTTATTTCAAGCATCAAACGTATGGGAGTCTAAAGTATGCTTTACGCTTAGTTTCCTTCTTTATGTCTGAAGGGTAGGGCATGCATGCCATGCCGCTTCCATAGACAAGTGCGCAACAATGGGACAAACTACACTATATTTACTCTCCAATTGTTTAGTGAAAAcgaatacatttgcacaatgagcgcTTATCTCTAAAATGCATCCTTACAAGTTGTTGGCTAGCGAGGATATTTTCACCATATTAGCATGGACGTGACATCAGTCGAAACACCTCAAAATAAAACGTGACATTAATAACGAGATACTACAAGCTGAAACCAGCCTCTTACGGTTCCCCACGTTGCAGCTTTCTGTCATTGTTGTTCGCTATCTGAACGTTCAGAATCGTAACGCCACACGGATTTCTGTCTTGTCGAGACGCACATCATTTCCTGAtgtcagctaacccgtctataAAGTAATGCCATTCGTCCATTAAACACTAACTAAGGCATTTTTTTGGCAGGCTTTGTGATTTCTTCCTTTTCAGCTCATCGTTCATGGTGTATTGTAGTGGAAGCAAAGTGTCTTTATTTTGGAATTTACTGTATTTCAAATGTTTACATCTactgagccccccccccctctttttttGTTAATTTATTAAATTATTGCACATGTCtaatctcactctctttctttgtctctttaGATTTGATTTGTCTGGTTGCCGTGTGATTTGTCTGGTTGCCGTGTGATTTATCTGGTTGCCGTGTGATTTATCTGGTTGCCGTGTGATTTGTCTGGTTGCCGTGTGATTTATCTGGTTGCCGTGTGATTTGTCTGGTTGCCGTGTGATTTGTCTGGTTGCCGTGTGATTTATCTGGTTGCCGTGTGATGTAGCATGTTTTAAGATTGGAATCAGGCTAGGTTTctccctctaggtttcttcctgccttcttctagccactgtgcttctgcatAGCTTGCTCTCTGGGGATTTAGCCTAGGTATATGTAAAGCTCTCTGGGGATTTAGGTtaggtatctgtaaagctctctggggaTTTAGGCtaggtatctgtaaagctctctggggatttaggctgggtatctgtaaagctctctggggatttaggctgggtatctgtaaagctctctggggatttaggctgggtatctgtaaagctctctggggatttaggctgggtatctgtaaagtaCTTTGTGAGAACTGcttatgtaaaaagggctttataaaatacatgtGAATGATAGATTGATGATTTAACGACATGGTCACTGCCAAGAATTTGCCTTGTTCCACGATTTGCCTGGTTGTCCACACACATGAAATAGTTTAATGTTAAAGATTGTGATTCCACATTATGAAATGTAGTTTGAGGCTAGAGTCAGGAATGGGTCAAGTCTAGAAAATCTATGGTGCAGTAGTATCAACACACTTAAAACCACATTTACAACAATACAATTTTGCCACTTTTACAAGTTAATTTATTCATAAATAGTACAAAAATAGCTGTcataatacatttaaataataCAATAAATAACAATACGAGGTACTGGACTATGCAGAGTTGACAGAGTTTACATCAGTCCTCTCAGCAAAGCTCTAGGGTTGTTTGTGATGAGCGGCAGGGAGGGGGACGAGAGTAGATGACCTGTGCACAGTTGAAGAGGTTTGTCAGGAGATCGCGGAGCTGTTCCTCATCACCGTTCTCCTTCACAGTACAGTTGGCTGGATGAAACttgggagagaacagagaacattccACTGAGAACCATAGACTGCCTAATGAACCCAGATCACTACCTTATAACCCCAACATGCTGTACTTCAACAAGGCTCAGGGTGTTTGTCTACAACATGCATGGTGCTCAGTACACCTTGTGTAAAGAAACAAGATTTTTTGCAGATGAATCAAATAGTATTGTATTATGGGGTCATTTTCCTGGACTAGGATGAAGCCAGTTTAATGGACTCAGATTAAGATACTTTACAATGAAAGTTATTTTTATTCCAGGCCTAGACTTTATCCATGTCTGAAACACCGTCCTCTATGTTTTCAGTGACTTTTTCTACACTGATAATTGTTATGGCTTAATAGTCAGAGTAGTAGTTACTGTTTGATTGACACGCAGCAGGGTTCTGTTCAAGTGTGTGCAACATTACAAGATATAAATACATTGTGTTGAACAGACATAATCTCTACTCATTTTGGATATTTCACTGAATTACCCCTAAGCTAGCCCGGGTACCcgtctgtttgtgccatcatgccacTCCTTTGGCATGACAAGAATTTGCAGCCCAGGCTAGAGTAGACCCCACAACCAAGTTTAGATTTGTCTGAATGATTCCTTACCTTATTGTACTGCTTCAGCACTCTACTGATTTTAGATATGTTGTTGAATGGAATCCCGTGCCTATTATGGCTCATGGCAGACAGAATCGTCTCAGCTATGCAGAAATCTTTAGGCTGTAATTTGAGAAAGTCATGATTATTGATGAATCTGCTGCTGTAATGGCTACAATAGCCTGtagaaatgtattaaatacattgTCACTTTTCTGGTCAGCACTAATAAGTGTCTGATTGCATCAACAAGTGTTGACATGGGTAAGTTAACAGTAGTTATCACTGATGGACATGAGGGTCCCGTTATCCAGACACAAATGAAGGCTTGTCTTGGGACTAAAGAGCACTTTCAATGGTGAATATCCATCGAACGTGGTTTTTATTCTCTGGGACGAGGCTAAATCTGTGTCTGGGGAAAACGGCCCATGATGGAACGTTGTCTACCATGTTTTCGGCCTATTCATCAAGGTTATGGATACAATTTACCCCGTTTGCCCTGCAGCGATCTTGATCGAAACCCGCCGGCACCAGACTGTCCAAAAGGGCCTGAAACTAGAAACAAAATGTCACAAAATGTTTGTTATTTGTGTAAATTTTTCATGACCCCTTTGCTCTCATTTTTAACAAGAAGCTTTCTAATCCGATAGAGCAGAGCAACATTTGATAACACTGTAGATACAATGGATTATAATGCTGTTATAACACTTGTCATATGCAACATTTCAATCTGCTTACCTCCAGACCTCCTTTGAGGATCTTGTTAACCTCGTAGATGACCCTATGCAATAGATGAGTCTCATCAGTGGGCGCAGTGAAGACCAGCACAAATgcaaaggagaagaggagagcgacAGTCTTCATGGctttacagcagtagtagtaatggtagtagtagtagcaggctATGATACAGTCTCAGCCCTCGGGGTGAAGAAGGTTCAAAAGTGACTGACTTGCAACGTCAGTCACAGGCCTCTTATACTGTCTCTTGACACTGAAACTCCTCACAGAGCACATTAGATAGAGATCACTAAGTCACAGCTAAAATTATGACAATCAACATCCAGGATGTCCTTATATGGAAAGTAATATTGCATAGGATCATTTAGCAATCAAACTGAAACTTgatgattgacagagtgaaaatgtaTGAAGTTTAATTTAAAAACGCTATatatttttcacatttgtgttatttcattagAAATTATTGTTTGTAGGTACCTtaatgtgtgtgtaaaatattactgttctcaggtTTTGTATTCACCTAGCTATGTTAAGACGGATTAACtaactgtaagtggctctggataagattatctgctaaattactaacaTATATAACATGTATATGTCGGCAGCAGACACTCTGTGCAAGTGATGGctctttaacagtctgatggccttgtgataaaagctgtttttcagtctctaggtcccagctttgatgcacctgtactgaccttgggtggttgttgtccttgatggtctttttggccttcctgtgacattggatgctgtaggtatcctggagggcaggtagttggctcacagtgatgcgttgtgcagaccgcaccaccctctggagagccctgcggttgtgggtgatgcagttgccgtaccaggcagtgatacagtccgac encodes:
- the LOC127913894 gene encoding uncharacterized protein LOC127913894, giving the protein MKTVALLFSFAFVLVFTAPTDETHLLHRVIYEVNKILKGGLEFQALLDSLVPAGFDQDRCRANGPKDFCIAETILSAMSHNRHGIPFNNISKISRVLKQYNKFHPANCTVKENGDEEQLRDLLTNLFNCAQVIYSRPPPCRSSQTTLELC